GTCAGCTGCACTAATGAGGGGCGTTCCTCTGGGGCATGTGTGTATTGATAGCAGCCTGTGCTCCGCAGGGAGGCCACAGAGAGGCACATCTGCCATCTGTGTCTGGTGTGGGCCCCACATGGGCCCTTGGGCTCTCAGTgcacaagggggtggggggggagggagggtcctCAGGGGCTCAGCTCACCCAGGCCGAGGCAGAACTCCCGAGCGGTGAGGAAGCCTGTGTGGGCCTGATCCAGGCTTTCGAAAACGGTCTCTAGCTGTTCAGGCGTGAGGGGCAGGTCGCTCTGCAGACCCTAGCCGGGCAAGGATGCCAGGGCTGAGCAGCCAAGGTCAGCCCCTGGCTGGGGCAGCCTCTCAGGACTGGGGATTCACCTGCAGGTCATGCCGAGTGATGAAGCCCTTGGCGTCCTTGTCACAAAGCAGAAACAGCTCCCGGGCCTGCTCTAGCATCTCTGCCCTTGACCTCACAGCGTCCCGctcttccacttcctcctcctcctgggcctcCCCAGCACCAGGCTCCCCAGGCCTGGCCATGGGGCTGGGGGTCTCTGCCATCACGTGCTGCGAAGTCAGGGAAGAGTTAGGGCCCAAGCAAAGCTCAAGAGAGATgaggggggaagagaagggaaggcgGAGTGGCCACAGGTGAGGACTAAGCTCCGGTGACAGGGACCGGCCAGTCAGCAGAGGGGCCTCCTTGCACCAGCTGGGAAGATGGGAGAAGGCATGGCAGAGGTCCAGAGAGGATGGAGCTGGGGGCAGGACGATCACTTGGGGGTCATGGGTAGGAGTGACACAGGCTCCAGACCGAGAGGCTgcagctggtggggggtgggcagcgcAGGAGGAGAGGAGCGCGGGGGGGGGAGGGCAACCTCGGTgtcgggcgggggcgggggggatggggaagcagcTGTAGAAGACCTTGTGATGGGAAATAAAGAGCTGGGGGCTCCTAGCAGAGAGCTTGGGTGAGAGACTGGCCAGCGAGGGAGGAGGAGCTGAACGGGTCCTTAAGTTGGGCACCTGGAGACCTGGCTGGCGGGGCTGGGCCAGCGGGAGCGAGCGTTCAGCTAATCCCGGCTAAGTCATTAGCCCCTGAGTCGGGCCTCAGAGGTCCTGGCCTCCAGCCCGCTGGCGGACGACGTAAGCTCCTCCCCTGCTGCCGCAGGCCCTGCCCCGGAGCCCCGGGCCACAAAGGGTGCAGATGCAGGATCTCAGCCTGGGACCCCTATACCTTCTGCGGCCCTGGTCAGGAACACGCCAGATTCTAGGCTTGATGGTCCTTCCCCCAAGCACTGGGTACCTGTGGTGTGCCAGGCTCGCCCCCTCCAGTTCGCGGAACCTTCGCCGGTCCTTCCTCCCCGCGGGGCGCCCCGCCCCCTAATCTGAGCCGCCCGTCGTTCCCACACGCCCCGGTCCCGGATTTCCCAAAGAACCCCCAGTGTGGCGACACTTCCCCAGCCTGGGGGATTCTGGGGTCCTCCCTCTCAGTCCAGGACCTTGATTTTCTCTCCCGCCCATATATTCCCGGGGCGGCGGGGTATCGGGGCGGGTATCCAAAGCGGGAAGGTCTGAGGAAAGGCGGGAGGACGCGACTGGGGGGCCAGAGCCGCCTCCCCCATCGCGCCGTCCCCTCGCCCCGGCgggcgcccccaccccccgcggtTCGTGGGCTCCCGGGACTGGAGATCCACCCCAGCCGGAAGCTGTGCGGCGCGGGGCCAGGGGAGCCGGGAAGAAGGGCCGGGCGGGCGGGTGAGCCGCGGCGCCCCCCGCCGCTCCGCTCCCCGGGACCCCGGCGTCCCCGCCGGCCAGACGCGAGGGTCGGCGCGCCCCGCGGCCACCGGGGAGGAGGCGCGGCGGCGGGACCCCCAGAGGCGCCTACCTGCGAGCCACCTGCCGCGCGGCCCGCCACTCAGCTGCGGGAAAGGCTGCGGCGCGCAGGGGGCGCGGGCCCGGAGCGTTCCCGCAGCCCTGCCAGGAACTGAGACCCCGGCGGGGGCCGGGCCCGGGcggagccgccgccgccaccgTCGCTGTGTCTCCGCCTCTCGGCGCTGCCCCGGCGGCCCGGCTCTCGCCCCACACCTCGCCCTGCCCCCGAACTCCGGCGCCCGCGGCGTCAGTGCCCGCCGGACGGAGTTCACGGCCGGGCGGAGATGCCCCCGATGGCCTGGGGACCCTTCCGGAGCAGGGCTAAGGCGAGGAGCGTTAAGACTGTCCTGAGGATCCGGATTGAAAGCGCCAGAAAGTGTGTGCAAGACCTAGCCAGGCCGGAGACAGACCAAAATATCTTCAACTGGCTCTCCGGAGTTTGGGGGGGCCTTTACTTTCTTGCCTCTGCTTTCCCAATTTTGCTTTCCCGTGGTCGAACAATTAGCGTGtaatatattacaaaatggtATCTAAATTAGTGGCACAATGTTGGTGTGGGCGCAGAAGGAGGTCCCCCTCCacagcctgcccccccccccaagatttcCTTCTGGGACACAGCCCTGATTTGGGTTCCCCTTGTAGGAGCGCTGGGAGAAGGAGTTGGGTGGGGCTGGCATGGGACATTCCTGCTGGGGGAGAAAACCCATTCTCTTGCCAAAGGTCCCCCTCCctagccccagcccagcccctgcacCCACCTGGAGGGTGGTTGGGGGGTCTGGAAGCCTCTGCTTCTCCAGGGATCCTGCTGAACTAGAATAGGTCGGGCCTACAGGACAGGACCTTGTGAGCCAGagggggccggctcctggcacaGGCGCTCTGGGAGGGGACCTGCCCAGCCGGCTCTCCCAGTCCTGCAGTCCCACCGTTATTGTTGGCCGGGGGCTGCTGCCACCGCCACAGCCGCTTGACACCTTGGTCAAGTCGAATAGCTCCAGACAGCCAGCCACTCAGTCACCAGGCTCTGCTCCAGAGCCCCTCAGCCATGGGCCCTTTTGGTCCCCAAAAAGAGCTGGAACCTCTCAGACTGTCCAAAGCAGAGGACGATTTCAGGAAACTCTGTCTCCCACGGAACAAGGTCCAGCCTCCtcagtggggggctgggggggcggtGTCAGACCTCACCTTGCTTGACATTCCATACCCCTCCTAAGTATTGGCTGGAGACCACGCACCCTGtatggtggggaggtgggtgggggaccaAGAAGGTGTGTATGCTGGCCAGTGAGCTTTGCCACGGCAAGGGGGGAGGCCCAGGGCCTTCTGCCAAATGCAGAAGTGGAGCAGGTCCCCTGTCTCCTAGGTCCCCGGTGCTCAGCTCTGGAACCCCGCCCTCCATAGCCatccaaccctgagatcaaccgcccccccccccgcccccggaccTGCGTCACCATGGAGTGGAGATGCAGACGCCACCTTTTGTAAAcatttcttggtttttatttagCAAGGGTCTTGGTCCCAGTATTTCTGCTGGCCCTTGCAAAGCTGTGCCCAAGGGCCAGCCAGCAGACCTCAGGACAAAGTGGGGCAAACGTATAGGCCGTAGCCAGAGAAGTCGGCCAGAAGTCAAGAGGTACACAGGGGCCTTTAGGGGAAGGCCTCAGGCCTGGCTAGCAGGACCAGACGCCAAGCCCCAGCAGAGTGGGGCCCCGGAAGGCACGATCTGGAGGAGAGACGACGGCTGGGGAGTCACACACAAGtgaaggaggcagggctgggccgTGGCATTTATTACAACCGCTTTggtgaaaataaataattcttcacACACGTTCTTCGGCAAAACATGACAAATGAGGAGGCAGTAGCAGGTACAAAGTTCTCAGGAGTAACACTGCCCTGACTCGGGGGCACCTGCAGGTGCGGCcccgccctcctccccacttctggggaggggcctgaggGGGAGACTAAGGCACAGGTGAGGGGAAGGGTGCTCTGGACCCATCCCCACTCAGCGCAGCACGGGAGTGGTTGGCGGAGGGGGCTTCTAGCAGCTGTGAGGGGCCCCATCTCTTTACTCCTGCAGGGGTAGTAGAGAGAGGCCCAGGAGTGAGGCAGGGGAAGCTCAgccagccccagggccccaccTCACAGGGCAGAGAAGCTGGGGGAGCCCCCACCCTCCGCACCCGGACcccagggggctggggaaggcaTTCAGCAAGGGGGCAATGTGGGTGGGAGCTGTGGGGGCGTGGGAGCGTGGCTGGCGGGAGCACGCATGCGCAGGGCATCCGGCGGGAAGGCCACGTTGGTGCAGAAAAGGCCCAGGAGCAGTTGGCGCTGGCACTCCTCCCACTTTGCCAGCGCGTCCCCCAGCGACAGGCTGTTGCGCACCCAGCTGGGCAGCGCCTCACTGTAGGTGGCGCAGGACAGCCGCACAGAGGGCAGCGACCGGGCTCGGCGCAGCTCCACCTGCTCTGACAggctgcaggggggaggggtggagggcaggagcAGTGAGTGGAGGCCACTGTGCTTTGGGCCCCAGTAGacccagcagggagcagggctcaCCTGGAGGGCAGGTGGCTTCCCAGCTTCCTCTTGGCGCGCATCACCAGGTACTGGCAGAGGCTGCCCGTCTGCTCCTTCATCCACCGGATGTCCTCGGGGACGTCGGGGAGCCACTCCAGCAAGCTGGGCGGGACGGGAGGTATGGCCTCAGGGTCTGTGGCTCAGCCCTCACCCCGGTGCCCATTCTTCCCCACCAGTGCCCCAGCTTCTGGAAACCTTGACCTGGCATCTCTGCAGCCTCCCCCAACCACTGGCCTTTACTCCGGGGCGCCTACCACTCATGGATGACCCCAGAGTTTGGTCCTCAGTGCTCTCAGCCCCAAGCCCCTACTCCCCTCACCGGATGGTGAAGGACACCGCACTCTCCAGTGGCAGAGTGTAGGGCACCATCATGGCTGTGGCCAAACGCACAGGCAACATGTTGGAGAAGGTGGTCAGCAGGTCCTTGGGCTCTATGCAGGCCtccagcagggctgggggtgggacgCAGGAGGGAAGctgacctggggctggggaggcctgGACCCCTCTGCTCCACAGCTTcccccacccagaagccccctgccccaccccacctccacacacCTTCATCCCCTCAAGCCAAGggcccccatccccccaccccacctccacacacTTTCATCCCCCCAAGCCAGGGGACaccatcccccatccccacctccacaGACCTTCATCCCCCCAAGCAAGGGGCCCCCATCCCCCCCTCATTGCCTCCACACACCTTCATTGAGCCTTGAAGGCAGATGGTCCAGGATGTGATCCTCCCGGGACGGCTGTAAGTGGCCATCTACTGGGGCCACCTGGGCGTCCTCCACATCCTCGTCCTTGAGAGGAGGGTTGTGTGCAGGGGGCAGCGCCAGCAGGGGGTTGGGCCGGttcaggaggcctgggtggggccCCCCAGACAGGTGATCAGCCCCATAGGCCAGACAACAGTGCGGAGCCACCATCCCAGCCCACCCACAGCCCCGGCTGGGGGCACCCACGCACCGTTGCGCCTCAGGAAACGCAGGCCATCCCTGTAGCCCTGCTTGCACATCTCTCGAAGCACCTGAGGCAGCGGGGTGGTCAGTTAGAGCAGGCGGCTGCCCTGTCCGGCCCCCTGGCGGCCCTGGCACTCCTCCCCTCTACCAAGTGAACTCGGATCCAGGCCCTACAGGCTGCCCCAGGGGACAGACCGAATGGCCACAGCTCTCGACCGAAGAAGCCACGGCTGTGCGGACCCTGCCCCGGCCCCGGGAGACGCCATCTGGCACCTCGCTCCCAGAAGCTGGGTGAGGAGAGGCCCTGCACACCCGGCCTCCTGGACGCAGGCCTCACCCCGGGCTAGGGCAGATTCCCCCCAGGCTAGGGTGGTCTCACGGTGGGTGCTGCAGACTCACCCCGGGCTCCGGTGGGAACAAGGCCTTGGACAGGCGGTACAAATTACGCAGGTTGAACTGGATGCTGGTGTTGGTGACCCGGAGCTCATGGATGTTGGTGGAGCTGTCCTGCGGGCAGATGTCACTCTCCCCCGAAAAGGGGGACACGGTGATGGTGTTCTTGAGCTCATAGAGTGGCAGGTTGTCTGAGATGCCGCCATCAACATAGCGCTGCCACCAGGACACATGGTCACACGGGGCGGGGCCCGAGGCCCAAGCTAGCTAGCCCACTGGGCCACCAGGGCCACCCAGTGGCTACTTCCTTTGTGCCTTTCACCCACTGGGCGCTGGGCATTGGCCATAGGCCTGTCCGGCCACTGGGCAGATGGCTAGAGCATGGAGGGTGGGGTAGAGACAGCCACCAGAAGTATGTCTCCCTGAGCCCTGCCTGTTGTTGGGCAACTCGGGGAAGTGAGGCAACAGGccatggaaggaggaaggggctgggggaggggggcatggcTGGCCCCCATGgccttcctcttccccactgcCTTGTTCCACTGCTCACACAGTGGCCAATTCTTGTCACCCAGGAAATGTGCCAAGGGATACTTACTACgccctggagggagggagggataagGCCACAGTACACAGGGATGAAGGTGCTGCAGACATTGGCCtgtggggcagggacagagggacagggaggggtggTGAGCAGACGCCTGGAGTTCATAGTGTACCCCCAATGTGGCCCCAGCAGGGCCCACCTGGATGAGCTCGTCCTTGGAGCTGAACTGGGATATAATGACGTTCTCGCCATCAGAGACACGGGTCAGGGAGATGCCCAGGCGCCCACTGGCATGCTCGTGGCTGTCAGCAGGCAGGGTCTTCACCAGGCAACCACGGATAGTCTTTACCAGGTTGAAGGAGGGGTGCAGTGGACCCAGGAACCGCTTCCGGGCTTCCTTAGACACCTCGATGATGTTGGCACCTGCCTCGCCTGGGTCAGCACGGCCAAGGGTCAGGGGCCAGCCCTCCTGGCTTAGCACACCCCCCATGGGTCCATGCCTGGAGTCCCACAGCACACAGACTCACGGAGAGTCTTCACGGAGAATTCCCAGTGTCCAGCACGGGGCCTGGACCACAACTGGGACTTGTGCTACCTGCCcctggagagacagaggcaggtcACCACCCAGGGAGGGCTGACAGCTGCGGCCAAGGCCTGCCTCTGCCCGGTATTTCCCAACTTCTTGGCCTGATCCATGAGTCACTCACTAGGCCCCAgcctgggaagggggaaaagcagaggttCAACCCTGACCAGCCTTAGCCTTCACCCACTTGGCCAGATCCAGATCCAGGCCTGAGGGCATGAGGCTGAAAAGAGTGGGGTCCCACCACCCCTGAGAAAGCCCAATTGTGACCCACTGCAGCTCCTACCAAGACTCTTTTTGGAAGCCCCTGGCGCTGGCCTCACACCATGGCAGAGCAGGGGCCCAGGAGTGGTCACAGAATTGGTGGGCCTTGGGGAGGAGCTGCAGATCGCACTGTCCTAGTCAGAAGTGGGGCCAGAACCTGCCATGCTGTGGGGACTGCAGCTCCCCAAGACCACTCATGAGAAACAGGCTTCTCGGGCATGGGAGGAAGAGGTGCTGTGGGAGCCAGGTGTGTCCTGAGGCCAGTGTGGATGTACAAGAGAACCCCTGGCCTGAAGGcttctgagggagggaggggcagggccatGGAGGTGAACCCCCAGCTCCCAAGGATGGAAAGCTGTGCTCCTTCCACACCACCTCCCCCAGGGCAAAGGTcgtgggaagggggcaggggtgagCCCTGGTCaggctcctgctgggcagggCATTCGAGAACCTGATGCCCCTCTGTCACCTTGGCTGCCCTAgtaggctgggggctgggcaccATTCCCAGGACTCCCTGAGTACTCAGCGCCGTAAACAGCGGCAGCCAGCGCCTGCCGGAAGTGTGTGTGAGCGGAGGGGCCCGTCCCAGCACACACAGACCTCCGCAGTCCCGCCCACGGGGCTGGAGAGCTCAGAagcacctcccaccccagggaaTGGGCCAAAACAACGTTGACCACAGTTGAGGACCCAGGGCCACAGTGGGTGGTGTgcaaggagggagaggagtggggagggcttGCCATGCTGGACCTGAGCCTTAGGACTTCTCTTCCGGATCCCCTGGGAGGCACCAGGCCACAGTACCCAAACGCTCTTAAGGGGCCCCCGGCATACAGGGCGCCGGGGACATGGCAGCCTGAAACAGCTCAGCCCCAGGACACGGTGACCGCTGGCATCCGGTCCACTGCCGCGCTCCGGGGTGGTgaggcccctcccccggctctcACGGCCTCGCCCACGAGTTACTTTCTCTTCCCGGTGAAAAACCCCTGCGGCACCTGCCAGCCCCTCCAGCCTTTGCGCC
This DNA window, taken from Lutra lutra chromosome 10, mLutLut1.2, whole genome shotgun sequence, encodes the following:
- the PNPLA2 gene encoding patatin-like phospholipase domain-containing protein 2; this encodes MFPKEATWNISFAGCGFLGVYHIGVASCLREHAPFLVANATHIYGASAGALTATALVTGACLGEAGANIIEVSKEARKRFLGPLHPSFNLVKTIRGCLVKTLPADSHEHASGRLGISLTRVSDGENVIISQFSSKDELIQANVCSTFIPVYCGLIPPSLQGVRYVDGGISDNLPLYELKNTITVSPFSGESDICPQDSSTNIHELRVTNTSIQFNLRNLYRLSKALFPPEPGVLREMCKQGYRDGLRFLRRNGLLNRPNPLLALPPAHNPPLKDEDVEDAQVAPVDGHLQPSREDHILDHLPSRLNEALLEACIEPKDLLTTFSNMLPVRLATAMMVPYTLPLESAVSFTIRLLEWLPDVPEDIRWMKEQTGSLCQYLVMRAKRKLGSHLPSSLSEQVELRRARSLPSVRLSCATYSEALPSWVRNSLSLGDALAKWEECQRQLLLGLFCTNVAFPPDALRMRAPASHAPTPPQLPPTLPPC